The following proteins are encoded in a genomic region of Gimesia algae:
- a CDS encoding amidohydrolase family protein has protein sequence MSYLRIFCLLSVFSLQTLPQLTEAQAIRNVGFETTSFALTGARVVTQPGTVLENATVLIRDGLIAEVGIDLKIPADADVIDCAGLIVYPGFVDAASSELLNKDIKAPQPSERKVDFGRYALAATRPDNRNHLSPDFLANEAVVRKKNSFEKYQKAGFTAVHVLPQGKIASGQGTLLSTSELPVREATLVKSTMSAFRLYAPRGDVYPTTLMGALAHLRQTFLDTQHYEQHWDLYREQSVFVKRPPSDPAYAELKEVLHGKKAPVFTADSRDEILRTLDFCTEFHLKPVIYGGDEAYLCLDRLKNESSGLIIRLNIPEKPKVKEPGDEKKLTIKFADPVRVQQEKLRLWKEKIQGLSLLAESGLPMAISSESMKKHVEDVLPQLRVAVKEGLSAEQALRFLTVDAAGLLGMESRLGTIDAGKLAHLTVMSGPWNEDETKVRYLFVDGLKLDFEEKKKEDEEDKSKSKSKAKPESATVDLAGEWGVEIQSAQGKVIGQLQLAQEKTALRGTFSSEKGDGKVTSGKIEKSQFEFTVAIGAGEHSIELQFKGELGKELKPQSLSGKLKSAFGTETQWSAVRKVKTMESVVENPIQLSLEGMDDGDDLLADSDSEILVAEKPVLKSEDRPNLHQFNTELKADRISQAVNTGGNLLLKNGTVITVTGETMQQTSVLVKEGKIAAIGRDLKVPEQTTVVDITGLYLMPGIIDTHSHIMITDGINEYSQSIVPEVRVRDVVNTADPSEYRALAGGVTAARLFHGSANVIGGQDAVVKLKHGKSAREHILHDAPQGVKFALGENVKYRTSRFPNTRMGVEATLQRAFLEAIDYRRQWQEYEKLQKNEPDIKRLSPRRDLRLEALADIVNHEKFIHSHCYRADEILMLLRVASNMGIRVWSLQHVLEGYKIAPEILAHGASCSTFSDWWAYKIEAFDAVPFNAALLNEAGINTVIKSDDWELIRHLYLEAAKTVRYGNMSFNDALRTITINPAKELGLDQQIGSIEIGKDGDFAVFSGHPLNAYSRCEMTIIEGEVYFDRSLQPTAMTESAERRSKAPQVAIAAQTDAKLALPTADLTEYAITGATLHPVDRGDIVKGTIIVKDKKITYAGPAKTLPAEMMVIDAAGLHIYPGMIDSGSTLGLTEIDKVRETRDYAESGDLQPDLRTGVAINPDSELFPVARAGGITTVLVSPQSGLISGQASLVQTAGWTAPEMVMELEAGLQIDWSTKQERQDELRDFLKQARLYQKLKQQTKEKGTREPVTDPRFEALIPYLQQKKPVFIEANSREAIAGALLFAEEEKLRIVITGGADAWKLAEELKQRKVSVIVGPVMQKPQDDYDPFDAPYANPGHLYDAGVSFCIRSHSAWNSRNTPFEAAMAVAYGLPEQAALRSVTLSAAEILGIDSQVGSLTAGKLANLVIADGSPLQHTSHIKAVCVGGKIMAPESKQTRLYERYRGRLQELRESPGDKQNVPIPLETQKTAPAKKPANTK, from the coding sequence ATGTCTTATCTACGTATTTTCTGCCTGTTGTCTGTTTTCTCTCTGCAGACTCTGCCCCAGCTTACTGAGGCACAAGCTATTCGCAATGTGGGTTTTGAGACGACTTCTTTCGCTTTGACAGGAGCTCGCGTGGTCACTCAGCCGGGAACCGTGCTGGAAAACGCGACCGTCCTGATCCGTGATGGGTTGATTGCAGAAGTCGGCATAGATCTGAAAATTCCAGCGGATGCGGATGTGATCGACTGTGCGGGGTTAATAGTATACCCGGGCTTCGTTGATGCCGCGTCCAGCGAATTGCTCAATAAAGACATCAAAGCTCCGCAGCCGAGTGAGCGCAAAGTTGATTTCGGTCGCTATGCCCTGGCAGCGACGCGCCCTGATAATCGAAATCACCTCAGTCCGGATTTTCTGGCGAATGAAGCCGTTGTCCGCAAAAAGAACAGTTTCGAAAAATACCAGAAGGCCGGGTTCACAGCCGTGCACGTGCTTCCCCAGGGAAAGATCGCCAGTGGCCAGGGAACACTGCTCTCCACCAGTGAGTTGCCTGTACGTGAAGCGACTCTGGTCAAATCGACGATGAGCGCCTTTCGCCTGTATGCGCCGCGTGGCGATGTTTATCCCACCACGCTGATGGGAGCACTCGCCCATTTACGTCAGACCTTTTTAGATACACAGCATTATGAACAGCATTGGGATCTATATCGAGAGCAAAGTGTATTCGTCAAACGCCCGCCGAGCGATCCTGCTTATGCAGAGTTGAAGGAAGTTCTGCATGGCAAGAAGGCTCCCGTGTTTACCGCTGACTCGCGGGATGAGATTTTACGGACACTCGATTTCTGTACGGAGTTTCATCTGAAACCGGTGATCTATGGGGGGGATGAAGCCTACCTGTGCCTGGATCGCCTGAAAAATGAATCGAGCGGCTTGATCATTCGGCTCAACATTCCCGAGAAGCCGAAAGTAAAAGAACCAGGGGATGAGAAAAAACTGACGATCAAATTTGCGGATCCCGTTCGCGTCCAGCAGGAAAAACTCCGCCTCTGGAAAGAGAAGATTCAGGGCCTGAGCCTGCTGGCAGAAAGCGGTTTACCAATGGCGATCTCTTCGGAATCGATGAAAAAACATGTTGAAGACGTCCTGCCACAACTGCGGGTGGCGGTAAAAGAAGGCCTGTCAGCAGAACAGGCGCTGCGTTTTCTGACGGTGGATGCTGCCGGTCTGCTCGGCATGGAATCACGTCTGGGGACGATTGACGCGGGTAAGCTGGCGCATCTGACGGTCATGTCTGGCCCCTGGAATGAAGATGAAACCAAAGTTCGGTACCTGTTTGTGGATGGCCTTAAGCTGGATTTCGAAGAGAAGAAAAAAGAAGACGAAGAGGACAAATCGAAATCCAAATCAAAAGCTAAGCCCGAGTCTGCAACCGTTGATTTAGCCGGTGAATGGGGGGTGGAAATTCAATCAGCTCAAGGCAAGGTCATTGGTCAACTGCAGCTTGCGCAGGAAAAGACTGCCTTGAGAGGCACGTTTTCCAGTGAAAAGGGGGACGGCAAAGTCACTTCTGGTAAAATCGAAAAGTCACAGTTTGAATTCACTGTGGCCATTGGTGCCGGGGAGCATTCAATTGAACTGCAGTTTAAAGGCGAACTGGGAAAAGAGTTGAAGCCGCAATCGCTTTCCGGAAAACTGAAGTCGGCCTTCGGGACAGAAACGCAGTGGTCGGCGGTTCGAAAAGTAAAGACGATGGAATCGGTCGTTGAGAATCCGATCCAACTCTCTCTGGAGGGAATGGACGACGGTGATGATCTGCTGGCCGATTCAGACAGCGAAATCCTGGTGGCAGAAAAACCGGTTTTGAAAAGCGAAGACCGCCCTAACCTGCATCAGTTTAATACGGAACTCAAGGCCGATCGGATCAGCCAGGCGGTAAATACGGGAGGAAACCTACTGCTGAAAAATGGAACGGTGATCACTGTCACCGGAGAAACGATGCAGCAGACATCAGTTCTAGTAAAAGAGGGCAAGATCGCCGCGATTGGCAGAGATCTGAAAGTGCCTGAGCAGACGACAGTCGTTGATATTACCGGGCTGTATCTGATGCCGGGTATCATTGATACCCACAGTCATATCATGATCACAGACGGGATCAACGAGTATTCGCAGTCGATTGTCCCTGAAGTTCGGGTTCGTGATGTCGTAAATACGGCAGACCCGTCTGAGTACCGGGCATTAGCGGGGGGCGTGACTGCCGCGCGGTTGTTTCATGGTTCGGCGAATGTGATTGGCGGTCAGGATGCGGTTGTGAAACTCAAGCATGGTAAGTCAGCTCGGGAACATATTCTGCACGATGCTCCACAAGGAGTGAAATTTGCGCTGGGAGAAAACGTCAAATATCGCACTTCGCGTTTTCCCAATACCCGCATGGGAGTTGAAGCGACACTGCAACGTGCGTTTCTGGAAGCCATCGATTACCGCCGACAGTGGCAGGAGTATGAAAAGTTACAGAAAAATGAACCGGACATCAAACGGCTGTCTCCGCGACGGGACCTGAGGCTGGAAGCATTGGCGGACATTGTGAACCATGAAAAGTTTATCCATTCGCATTGTTATCGCGCGGATGAAATCCTGATGCTGTTGCGTGTCGCTTCGAATATGGGGATTCGGGTCTGGTCGCTGCAGCATGTACTGGAAGGCTATAAGATTGCTCCCGAGATTCTGGCGCATGGTGCCAGCTGCAGTACGTTTTCGGACTGGTGGGCTTACAAAATCGAAGCCTTTGATGCGGTTCCTTTTAATGCGGCGCTGTTGAATGAAGCAGGCATCAATACAGTGATCAAAAGTGATGACTGGGAACTGATCCGACATCTCTATCTCGAAGCAGCCAAGACAGTTCGCTATGGTAATATGTCGTTCAATGATGCACTGCGTACGATCACGATCAACCCGGCGAAGGAGCTGGGTCTCGATCAGCAGATCGGATCCATCGAAATCGGTAAAGATGGTGACTTTGCTGTGTTCAGCGGGCATCCTCTGAATGCCTACTCACGCTGTGAGATGACGATTATTGAGGGGGAAGTCTATTTTGATCGCAGCCTGCAGCCGACCGCCATGACCGAATCGGCAGAGCGACGGTCCAAGGCACCTCAAGTTGCGATCGCCGCACAGACTGATGCAAAACTGGCATTGCCGACAGCAGACTTGACTGAGTATGCCATCACTGGAGCGACACTGCATCCGGTCGATCGGGGTGATATCGTCAAGGGGACGATCATTGTCAAAGATAAGAAAATCACTTATGCAGGACCTGCAAAAACACTGCCTGCTGAGATGATGGTGATCGATGCCGCAGGCTTACATATTTATCCGGGAATGATCGATTCCGGTTCTACATTAGGTTTAACGGAAATCGATAAGGTCCGCGAAACACGCGATTATGCGGAGAGTGGTGACCTGCAGCCCGATCTGCGCACGGGGGTGGCCATTAATCCTGATTCCGAGTTGTTTCCTGTGGCTCGTGCGGGGGGCATCACAACAGTGTTAGTCAGCCCGCAGTCCGGTCTGATCTCCGGTCAGGCTTCGCTCGTGCAGACCGCGGGCTGGACCGCACCGGAAATGGTGATGGAACTGGAAGCGGGTCTGCAGATCGACTGGAGTACCAAACAGGAGCGCCAGGACGAACTGAGAGACTTTCTGAAGCAGGCCCGCCTGTATCAAAAACTGAAGCAGCAGACAAAGGAGAAAGGGACACGTGAGCCGGTGACCGATCCCCGTTTTGAAGCGTTGATTCCCTACCTGCAGCAAAAGAAGCCGGTCTTTATTGAGGCGAATTCGCGCGAAGCGATTGCCGGTGCCTTGCTGTTTGCAGAAGAGGAAAAGCTGCGAATCGTGATTACCGGCGGCGCGGATGCCTGGAAACTGGCGGAGGAGTTGAAGCAGCGGAAGGTTTCTGTGATCGTCGGGCCTGTGATGCAGAAACCCCAGGACGACTACGATCCTTTTGATGCACCCTATGCGAATCCGGGGCACCTGTATGACGCGGGAGTTTCGTTCTGTATTCGTTCTCACAGTGCCTGGAATTCGCGGAACACCCCGTTTGAAGCTGCGATGGCAGTCGCTTATGGCCTGCCTGAGCAGGCTGCTTTGCGATCGGTCACACTCTCTGCAGCGGAAATTCTGGGAATCGACAGTCAGGTTGGATCTCTGACAGCGGGCAAACTGGCCAATCTGGTAATCGCCGATGGTTCGCCTTTGCAACATACCTCACATATTAAAGCGGTCTGTGTTGGCGGGAAAATAATGGCACCCGAAAGCAAGCAGACGCGGTTGTATGAACGTTATCGTGGTCGTTTACAGGAGCTGAGAGAATCGCCGGGAGACAAGCAGAATGTACCGATTCCCCTGGAAACTCAGAAGACAGCACCAGCAAAGAAACCTGCGAATACCAAGTAG
- a CDS encoding sulfatase: MYLKSALALLLATVLLLGLPELQAVEKQQAAQPNILVILCDDLGYGDLACYGHPVIKTPHLDQLASEGMRLTDCYASAPVCSPSRAGLLTGRTPNRLGVYDWIPEGHPMHLKRDEVTIAQLLQQAGYETAHVGKWHCNGMFNSKEQPQPGDHGFRHWFSTQNNALPTHENPNNFVRNGEPLGEIEGFSCQIVADEGIRWLSDWREKEKPFFLHVCFHEPHERVASPPELVEKYLGKSLYEDQAQYFANVANMDRAVGKLLKKLDEMHVADNTLVFFTSDNGPETLNRYGKGSRRSWGSPGVLRGMKLHIYEGGIRVPGIVRWPGKIKAGQESATPVCSVDLLPTFCEIAGVALPDQRPLDGASLLPLFAGNEIERTTPLFWNYYRAYSTPRVAMREGDWKVVAHWSGPEGIIPLGGNVNSVSQEIIKNAKLTKFELYNLKDDISEQHNLAWQEQKRLDTLKKKLVQKYAAVQKEGPVWNTSEYDQSRKKPLIKKSAK; this comes from the coding sequence ATGTATCTCAAAAGTGCACTTGCCCTGCTGTTGGCAACAGTCCTGTTACTTGGTTTGCCTGAATTGCAGGCTGTCGAAAAACAACAGGCTGCCCAACCCAATATACTGGTGATTCTCTGCGACGATCTGGGTTATGGGGACCTGGCCTGTTATGGCCATCCTGTGATCAAAACTCCCCATCTGGATCAGCTGGCCTCCGAGGGGATGCGGCTGACGGACTGTTATGCCAGTGCTCCTGTCTGTTCTCCGTCGCGGGCTGGTTTGCTGACGGGACGGACTCCGAATCGTCTGGGCGTGTATGACTGGATCCCCGAAGGGCATCCGATGCATCTGAAACGGGATGAAGTCACAATTGCGCAGTTACTACAGCAGGCAGGTTATGAAACCGCCCACGTAGGAAAGTGGCATTGCAATGGAATGTTTAATTCCAAAGAACAGCCGCAGCCGGGTGATCATGGTTTTCGCCACTGGTTCAGTACCCAGAACAACGCCCTGCCCACGCATGAGAATCCCAATAATTTTGTCCGTAACGGAGAGCCACTGGGCGAGATTGAAGGGTTTTCCTGTCAGATCGTCGCCGATGAAGGAATTCGCTGGTTGAGTGACTGGCGCGAGAAAGAGAAACCTTTTTTTCTGCATGTCTGTTTTCATGAGCCACATGAGCGGGTGGCTTCTCCCCCGGAACTTGTAGAAAAATATCTCGGCAAGAGTCTGTATGAAGATCAGGCACAGTACTTTGCGAATGTCGCAAATATGGACCGTGCCGTCGGAAAACTGTTGAAAAAACTGGATGAAATGCATGTCGCCGACAATACACTGGTGTTCTTCACATCTGACAATGGTCCGGAAACATTGAATCGCTATGGAAAAGGCTCACGACGCTCCTGGGGATCGCCGGGTGTGCTGCGTGGCATGAAACTGCATATCTACGAAGGGGGAATTCGCGTGCCGGGCATCGTCCGCTGGCCGGGAAAAATCAAAGCGGGACAGGAGAGCGCGACACCTGTCTGCAGTGTCGACCTGTTACCAACATTCTGCGAAATCGCTGGTGTCGCGTTACCCGATCAGCGTCCCCTGGATGGTGCCAGCCTCTTACCGCTGTTTGCCGGGAACGAGATTGAGAGAACGACGCCTTTGTTTTGGAATTACTATCGCGCTTATAGCACGCCGCGTGTGGCGATGCGCGAGGGGGACTGGAAAGTGGTTGCGCACTGGAGTGGCCCGGAAGGCATCATTCCGCTGGGAGGGAATGTCAATTCCGTTTCTCAAGAGATTATCAAGAATGCGAAGCTGACAAAGTTCGAACTATATAACTTGAAAGACGACATCAGCGAACAGCATAATCTAGCCTGGCAGGAGCAGAAGCGACTGGACACATTGAAGAAAAAGCTGGTGCAGAAGTATGCGGCTGTTCAGAAAGAAGGGCCCGTCTGGAATACCAGCGAATACGATCAGAGCCGGAAAAAACCATTGATCAAAAAATCAGCGAAATAA